One Gadus morhua chromosome 23, gadMor3.0, whole genome shotgun sequence DNA segment encodes these proteins:
- the cmbl gene encoding carboxymethylenebutenolidase homolog isoform X1, translating to MYPFRAQNLIGFVRHQGRPTSKSGETLFRWTYLVPLMANEAKPCPCDIGDRMDYGGLGQEVQIEHIKSYVVKPSSGSDKAVIVIHDIYGWTLPNTRYMADMLAENGYIAVCPDFYVGKDPWSPTSDWSKFQEWCEDKKPTVINREVEAVLRFLKEQCGVHLIGSVGFCWGGVAVHHLALNYPHITAGVSVYGIIKEREDCYELKSPVLFIFAEKDEVVPLEQVSVLQAGLKEKCSVDHQVKIFPEQSHGFVHRRREDINPSDRPHILEARSDMLHWLNKFM from the exons aTGTATCCTTTCAGAGCTCAAAATCTGATTGGTTTTGTACGTCATCAGGGGCGTCCAACAAGCAAATCCGGGGAAACATTGTTCCGGTGGACCTATCTGGTTCCTCTG ATGGCAAACGAAGCAAAGCCGTGCCCGTGTGATATTGGTGACCGGATGGATTACGGTGGACTCGGGCAAGAGGTTCAAATAGAGCATATCAAGTCGTACGTGGTGAAGCCGTCTTCCGGCTCTGACAAGGCCGTGATTGTCATTCATGACATCTATGGATGGACATTGCCTAACACCAGATATATGGCCGATATGTTGGCGGAAAATGGATACAT TGCGGTTTGTCCGGATTTCTATGTCGGAAAGGATCCTTGGAGCCCAACGAGTGACTGGTCAAAGTTCCAGGAGTGGTGTGAGGATAAGAAGCCTACCGTTATAAACAG agaggtggaggcggtCCTGAGGTTCCTGAAGGAGCAGTGCGGGGTCCACCTCATTGGATCGGTGGGCTTCTGTTGGGGAGGCGTGGCCGTGCATCACCTGGCCCTCAACTACCCCCACATTACAGCGGGGGTCTCCGTCTACG GGATCATAAAGGAAAGGGAGGACTGCTATGAACTAAAGAGCCCGGTTCTGTTCATCTTTGCGGAGAAGGACGAGGTTGTACCACTTGAACAG GTCAGCGTTCTTCAGGCTGGACTGAAGGAGAAGTGCAGCGTGGACCATCAGGTGAAGATCTTTCCGGAGCAGTCTCACGGGTTTGTCCACCGAAGGAGGGAAGACATTAACCCCTCGGACAGACCTCACATCCTGGAGGCCCGGTCGGACATGCTCCACTGGCTCAACAAGTTCATGTAG
- the cmbl gene encoding carboxymethylenebutenolidase homolog isoform X2, whose amino-acid sequence MANEAKPCPCDIGDRMDYGGLGQEVQIEHIKSYVVKPSSGSDKAVIVIHDIYGWTLPNTRYMADMLAENGYIAVCPDFYVGKDPWSPTSDWSKFQEWCEDKKPTVINREVEAVLRFLKEQCGVHLIGSVGFCWGGVAVHHLALNYPHITAGVSVYGIIKEREDCYELKSPVLFIFAEKDEVVPLEQVSVLQAGLKEKCSVDHQVKIFPEQSHGFVHRRREDINPSDRPHILEARSDMLHWLNKFM is encoded by the exons ATGGCAAACGAAGCAAAGCCGTGCCCGTGTGATATTGGTGACCGGATGGATTACGGTGGACTCGGGCAAGAGGTTCAAATAGAGCATATCAAGTCGTACGTGGTGAAGCCGTCTTCCGGCTCTGACAAGGCCGTGATTGTCATTCATGACATCTATGGATGGACATTGCCTAACACCAGATATATGGCCGATATGTTGGCGGAAAATGGATACAT TGCGGTTTGTCCGGATTTCTATGTCGGAAAGGATCCTTGGAGCCCAACGAGTGACTGGTCAAAGTTCCAGGAGTGGTGTGAGGATAAGAAGCCTACCGTTATAAACAG agaggtggaggcggtCCTGAGGTTCCTGAAGGAGCAGTGCGGGGTCCACCTCATTGGATCGGTGGGCTTCTGTTGGGGAGGCGTGGCCGTGCATCACCTGGCCCTCAACTACCCCCACATTACAGCGGGGGTCTCCGTCTACG GGATCATAAAGGAAAGGGAGGACTGCTATGAACTAAAGAGCCCGGTTCTGTTCATCTTTGCGGAGAAGGACGAGGTTGTACCACTTGAACAG GTCAGCGTTCTTCAGGCTGGACTGAAGGAGAAGTGCAGCGTGGACCATCAGGTGAAGATCTTTCCGGAGCAGTCTCACGGGTTTGTCCACCGAAGGAGGGAAGACATTAACCCCTCGGACAGACCTCACATCCTGGAGGCCCGGTCGGACATGCTCCACTGGCTCAACAAGTTCATGTAG
- the LOC115536853 gene encoding E3 ubiquitin-protein ligase MARCH6: protein MDTAEEADICRVCRSEGTQDKPLYHPCVCTGSIKFIHQECLVQWLKHSRKEYCELCKHRFAFTPIYSPDMPSRLPVQDICAGLLSSVGTAIRYWFHYTLVAFAWLGVVPLTACRIYKCLFTGSVSSLLTLPLDMLSTENLLADCLQGCFVVTCTLCAFISLVWLREQIVHGGAPHWLEQHQAQQANAAGANNEAPAAGHGAVVDPPPAPPPPADPPARNDAQPPPPDGPPDQNPELEEEEGGAAEDPDANNAAQDDMNWNALEWDRAAEELTWERMLGLDGSLVFLEHVFWVVSLNTLFILVFAFCPYHIGHFSVVGLGFEDYVQASHFEGLITTIVGYILLAMSLILCHGLAAVVRFQRSRRLLGVCYIVVKVSLLVVVEIGVFPLICGWWLDICSLEMFDASLKDRELSFKSAPGTTMFLHWLVGMVYVFYFASFILLLREVLRPGVLWFLRNLNDPDFNPVQEMIHLPIYRHLRRFILSVVVFGSIVLLMLWLPVRLIKLLLPLFLPYNVMLYSDAPVSELSLELLLLQVVLPALLEQGHTRQWLKGLVRAWTVSAGYLLDLHSYLLGEQEDTEGNQPVNNNNNNPPAGHHNNNNNPLPAVGEGLHAAHQAILQQGGPVGFQPYHRPMRFPVRIVLLIAFMCVTLLGASLVCLILPVFTGRWLMSFWTGSSKIHELYTAACGLYVCWLSIRGITVLLAWMPQGRTVIMLKVQEWTFMILKTLVVAILVAGVVPLLLGLLFELVIVAPLRVPLDQTPLFYPWQDWALGVLHAKIIAAITLMGPQWWLKTVIEQVYANGIRNIDLHFIIRKLAAPVISVLLLSLCVPYVIATALVPSAGVTPEMEVLIQRRIYPFLLMVVSLIGILSFQIRQFRRLYEHIKNDKYLVGQRLVNYERKAGRVSSGPPPPGPAAAAAAAAE, encoded by the exons ATGGACACAGCGGAGGAAG CGGACATCTGTCGTGTGTGCCGGTCTGAAGGGACGCAGGACAAGCCCCTGTACCATCCGTGTGTCTGCACCGGCAGTATTAAGTTCATACACCAGGAATG CTTGGTCCAGTGGCTCAAGCACAGCCGCAAGGAGTATTGTGAATTATGCAAGCACAGATTTGCATTCACCCCAA tCTACTCCCCGGACATGCCCTCCCGGCTGCCCGTCCAGGACATCTGCGCCGGTCTGCTGTCCAGCGTGGGCACGGCCATCCGCTACTGGTTCCACTACACCCTGGTGGCCTTCGCCTGGCTGGGGGTGGTCCCGCTGACCGCAT GCCGCATCTACAAGTGTCTGTTTACCGGCTCTGTGAGCTCCCTCCTGACGCTGCCACTTGACATGCTCTCCAC GGAGAACCTGCTGGCTGACTGTCTGCAGGGCTGCTTCGTGGTCACCTGCACCCTGTGTGCGTTCATCAGCCTGGTCTGGCTCCGGGAGCAGATCGTCCACGGTGGCGCCCCCCACTGGCTGGAGCAGCACCAGGCACAGCAGGCCAACGCAGCGGGGGCAAACaatgag GCCCCGGCCGCGGGCCATGGAGCAGTGGTGGAccccccgccggccccgcccccgcccgcgGACCCCCCCGCCCGCAACGACGcccaacccccgccccccgacGGCCCCCCCGACCAGAACcccgagctggaggaggaggaggggggggcggcggaggACCCCGACGCCAACAACGCCGCGCaag ACGACATGAACTGGAACGCTCTGGAGTGGGACCGGGCTGCCGAGGAACTCACCTGGGAGCGG ATGCTGGGGCTGGATGGATCGCTGGTGTTCCTG GAGCATGTGTTCTGGGTGGTGTCCCTGAATACCCTCTTCATCCTGGTCTTCG CCTTCTGTCCCTACCACATCGGCCATTTCTCCGTCGTGGGGCTCGGGTTCGAGGACTAC GTACAGGCGTCCCACTTTGAGGGCCTGATCACGACCATAGTGGGCTACATCCTGCTGGCCATGAGCCTGATCCTCTGTCAC GGTCTCGCGGCGGTGGTCCGGTTCCAGCGCTCCAGACGCCTGCTGGGGGTCTGCTACATCGTCGTCAAG gtctctctcctggtggtGGTCGAGATAGGAGTGTTCCCCCTCATCTGCGGCTGGTGGCTCGACATCTGCTCTTTa gagaTGTTTGACGCCTCGCTGAAGGACCGAGAGCTGAGCTTCAAGTCGGCCCCGGGCACCACCATGTTCCTCCACTGGCTGGTGGGCATGGTGTACGTCTTCTACTTCGCCTCCTTCATCCTGCTGCTGAGAGAG GTTCTGCGTCCCGGGGTGCTGTGGTTCCTGAGGAACCTCAACGACCCGGACTTCAACCCGGTCCAGGAGATGATCCACCTGCCCATCTACCGCCACCTGCGCCGCTTCATCCTGTCCGTTGTGGTGTTCGGCTCCATCGTGCTGCTCATGCTCTGGCTGCCCGTCCGCCTCATcaagctgctgctgcccctcttCCTGCCCTACAACGTCATGCTCTACAG TGATGCCCCAGTCAGTGAGCTGTCCCTggagctgctgctcctccaggtgGTTCTGCCCGCCCTGTTGGAGCAGGGCCACACCCGCCAGTGGCTGAAGGGGCTGGTCCGCGCCTGGACCGTCAGCGCGGGCTACCTGCT CGACCTCCACTCCTACCTcctgggggagcaggaggacacGGAGGGCAACCAGcccgtcaacaacaacaacaacaacccccccgccggtcaccataacaacaacaacaacccgctgccggcggtgggggaggggctgcaCGCGGCCCACCAGGCCATCCTCCAGCAGGGGGGGCCGGTGGGGTTTCAGCCGTACCACCGGCCCATGCGCTTCCCGGTCAGG ATCGTCTTGCTGATCGCCTTCATGTGCGTCACCCTGCTGGGGGCCAGTCTGGTGTGCCTGATCCTCCCAG tcttcACGGGCCGCTGGCTGATGTCCTTCTGGACGGGCAGCTCTAAGATCCACGAGCTGTACACGGCGGCGTGCGGCCTGTACGTGTGCTGGCTCTCCATCCGCGGCATCACGGTGCTGCTGGCCTGGATGCCCCAGGGTCGCACCGTCATCATGCTCAAGGTCCAGGAGTGGACCTTCATG aTCCTGAAGACTCTGGTGGTGGCCATCCTGGTTGCCGGGGTGGTTCCCCTGTTGCTAGGGCTACTGTTTGAGCTGGTGATCGTGGCCCCGCTCCGCGTTCCCCTGGACCAGACGCCCCTCTTCTACCCCTGGCAG GACTGGGCTCTCGGAGTGCTTCACGCCAAGATCATCGCGGCCATCACCCTGATGGGCCCCCAGTGGTGGCTGAAGACGGTGATCGAGCAG gtctatGCTAACGGGATCCGCAACATCGACCTGCACTTCATCATCCGCAAGCTGGCCGCGCCCGTCATCtcggtgctgctgctgtcgctGTGCGTGCCCTACGTCATCGCCACGGCGCTGGTGCCCTCTGCcg gcGTCACCCCGGAGATGGAGGTCCTGATCCAGAGGCGGATCTACCCCTTCCTGCTGATGGTGGTGTCGCTCATCGGGATCCTCTCCTTCCAGATCCGCCAGTTCAGGCGCCTCTACGAGCACATCAAGAACGACAA GTACCTGGTTGGTCAGCGGCTCGTCAACTACGAACGCAAAGCGGGGCGCGTGAGCTcgggcccgcccccccccggcccggcggcggcggcggcggcggcggcggagtaG
- the LOC115536856 gene encoding arylamine N-acetyltransferase 2 gives MSFGEMDITKYLLRIGFNHPTEPTLEVLRSLHSFHLLAVPFENLTLHCGGRLSPDLHAVYDKIVNQRRGGLCYENNGLFSWLLSKLGFEVTILSGQVKNAITGCYGPPFDHLISMVSLKGRRWLCDVGFGSAGFSVPLSLDAWGEPQTTGQRVYRVREEGDQRFLEWRGEPGQVTDGEWKGIYKFTLEPRMRDNFTAMCDYHQSSPSSIFFCKSVCTLLKPDGRLTLVGSTLTTTTFRTDESAFKTSGRTLTDEEIPVVLVKMFGVVLPSPLITKDEDVLPPSVEY, from the coding sequence ATGAGTTTTGGGGAAATGGACATCACTAAGTATTTGTTGCGCATTGGTTTCAACCATCCCACCGAACCGACCTTAGAGGTGCTGCGGTCGCTCCACAGCTTCCATCTGCTGGCGGTACCCTTCGAGAACCTCACGCTGCACTGCGGGGGGCGGCTGAGTCCCGACCTCCACGCTGTCTACGACAAGATTGTAAACCAGCGTCGGGGAGGCTTATGCTATGAGAACAACGGCCTCTTCTCTTGGTTGCTCTCCAAACTGGGCTTCGAGGTCACCATCCTCTCAGGCCAGGTGAAGAACGCGATCACCGGCTGTTACGGACCCCCCTTTGACCACCTGATCTCCATGGTTAGTCTGAAGGGTCGGCGTTGGCTGTGTGACGTCGGCTTTGGGAGTGCAGGTTTCAGCGTGCCCCTCTCATTGGACGCCTGGGGTGAGCCCCAGACAACGGGCCAGCGGGTGTACCGGGTCAGGGAGGAGGGCGACCAACGCTTTCTGGAGTGGCGCGGGGAACCTGGTCAGGTGACGGACGGAGAGTGGAAGGGGATCTATAAATTCACTCTGGAGCCTCGCATGAGAGACAACTTTACCGCGATGTGCGATTATCACCAGAGCTCCCCCTCTTCCATCTTCTTCTGCAAGTCTGTTTGTACACTTCTGAAACCTGACGGAAGGCTGACCTTAGTGGGGAGCACgttgaccaccaccaccttccgcACAGATGAGAGCGCCTTCAAGACCAGCGGGCGGACGCTCACAGATGAAGAGATTCCTGTTGTTCTGGTAAAGATGTTTGGAGTTGTGTTGCCGTCTCCCCTCATCACGAAGGACGAGGACGTATTGCCCCCTTCGGTCGAGTACTGA